Proteins found in one Miscanthus floridulus cultivar M001 chromosome 4, ASM1932011v1, whole genome shotgun sequence genomic segment:
- the LOC136551324 gene encoding receptor-like serine/threonine-protein kinase SD1-8, with amino-acid sequence MAMAMAMSHILFLALLSALPLTSSAASGSTLTQSTTVAGVKMLVSPGNAFQLGLFAASSHSKWFLGIWFTVSPDTVVWVANRDRPLNSSSGVLGLNDRGALVLLDGATTNGTTVVWSSSNSSTAAVVGTDVVAELRDTGNLVVTDAAGVALWQSFEHPTNTFLPEMRAGKNLRTGADWSLWSWRSADDPSPGDFRYVMDTDGSPELHIWSHGRKTYRTGPWNGVRFSGIPQMTTFEDMFEFQFTDTADEVSYMFRDRDGSPMSRVLLNESGVMQRMVWVAASGSWSNFWSGPTDQCDSYGRCGAFGVCNVVDATPCSCVRGFAPRSAAEWYMRNTSGGCARRTPLQCGGGAGGGDGFYLLRGVKLPDTHNCTVDAGATLEECARRCLANCSCTAYSAADIRGGGSGCIQWFGDLMDTRFVHGGQDLYVRLASSELDATKNTRKKFVAVITLVIVGFALLLLSLAFVIWRKMQRSSKKVTMVDEAIELMMSSSECPTYPLGILRTATNGFCADNVIGRGGFGQVYKGQLPDGQQVAVKKLSAENTAQGLNEFINEVVLIAKLQHRNLVRLLGCCVHRSERMLVYEYMSNKSLDAFIFDERRRASLRWKTRLDIILGIARGVLYLHQDSRLNIIHRDLKAANVLLDADMVAKISDFGIARLFSGSADRQETITRTIIGTYGYMAPEYAMDGTVSFMQDVYSFGVLLLEIVSGRKNHRGFNLIAYAWGLWEAGRSHELIDPAIRSDCTGAELAQAATCIQVALLCVQECPTQRPPMSDVIPMLSRQVAPSQPQRPVVCTPRPMSHAAAAALAVEDAREITCGNRDLTITDLQGR; translated from the exons atggccatggccatggccatgagcCACATACTCTTCCTTGCTCTTCTCTCCGCGTTGCCTCTCACATCCTCCGCCGCCAGCGGTAGCACGCTGACGCAGTCCACGACCGTTGCCGGCGTGAAGATGCTGGTGTCGCCGGGCAACGCCTTCCAGCTGGGCCTCTTCGCCGCCAGCAGCCACTCCAAGTGGTTTCTTGGCATATGGTTcaccgtctcgcccgacaccgtCGTCTGGGTCGCCAACCGCGACCGCCCGCTGAACAGCTCGTCCGGCGTGCTCGGGCTCAACGACCGCGGAGCCCTGGTCCTCCTCGACGGCGCGACGACCAACGGCACCACCGTCGTCTGGTCGTCCTCCAACTCCTCCACGGCGGCCGTCGTCGGCACGGACGTCGTCGCGGAGCTCCGCGACACGGGAAACCTGGTGGTCACGGACGCGGCGGGCGTCGCGCTGTGGCAGAGCTTCGAGCACCCGACCAACACGTTCCTCCCGGAGATGCGGGCCGGCAAGAACTTGAGGACCGGCGCCGACTGGTCCCTCTGGTCCTGGCGCAGCGCCGACGACCCGTCGCCCGGCGATTTCCGCTACGTCATGGACACGGATGGATCGCCGGAGCTGCACATCTGGAGCCACGGCCGCAAGACGTACCGGACGGGCCCGTGGAACGGTGTGCGGTTCAGCGGCATCCCACAGATGACCACCTTCGAGGACATGTTCGAGTTCCAGTTCACGGACACCGCCGACGAGGTCTCCTACATGTTCCGCGACCGCGACGGGTCGCCCATGTCGCGGGTGCTCCTGAACGAGTCCGGCGTGATGCAGCGCATGGTCTGGGTCGCCGCCTCCGGGTCGTGGAGCAACTTCTGGTCGGGGCCGACGGACCAGTGCGACAGCTACGGCAGGTGCGGCGCGTTCGGCGTCTGCAACGTGGTCGACGCCACGCCCTGCAGCTGCGTCAGGGGGTTCGCGCCGAGGTCGGCAGCGGAGTGGTACATGCGGAACACGTCCGGCGGGTGCGCCCGGAGGACGCCGCTCCAGTGcggtggcggcgccggcggcggggacGGGTTCTACCTCCTGCGCGGCGTGAAGCTGCCGGACACGCACAACTGCACCGTGGACGCCGGCGCCACCCTCGAGGAGTGCGCGCGCAGGTGCCTGGCTAACTGCTCCTGCACGGCCTACTCGGCGGCGGACATCCGCGGAGGCGGGAGCGGGTGCATCCAGTGGTTCGGCGACCTCATGGACACGCGGTTCGTCCACGGCGGGCAGGACCTCTATGTCAGGCTTGCATCGTCTGAACTAG ACGCTACCAAGAACACCCGGAAGAAGTTTGTGGCTGTCATCACGCTGGTGATCGTCGGCTTCGCGTTGCTGCTTCTATCTCTTGCCTTTGTCATTTGGAGAAAAATGCAGCGCAGCAGTAAGAAAG TTACCATGGTTGATGAGGCAATCGAGCTTATGATGAGCAGCAGTGAATGCCCCACGTACCCTCTGGGGATCCTTCGAACAGCCACCAACGGGTTCTGTGCAGACAATGTGATTGGGCGAGGCGGATTCGGCCAAGTGTACAAG GGCCAATTGCCGGACGGGCAACAGGTCGCTGTGAAGAAGCTGTCAGCGGAGAACACCGCGCAAGGCTTGAATGAGTTCATAAACGAGGTGGTGCTGATCGCCAAGCTGCAGCACCGCAACCTGGTCCGCCTTCTGGGCTGCTGCGTCCACCGCTCAGAGAGGATGCTAGTCTACGAGTACATGAGCAACAAGAGCTTGGACGCCTTCATTTTCG ATGAGAGGCGGCGTGCGTCGTTGCGGTGGAAGACGAGGCTGGACATCATCCTCGGCATCGCCAGGGGTGTCCTCTACCTTCACCAGGACTCGAGGCTCAACATCATCCACCGGGACCTCAAGGCTGCAAACGTGCTCCTCGACGCCGACATGGTCGCCAAGATCTCCGACTTCGGCATCGCCAGGCTCTTCAGCGGCAGCGCCGATCGCCAAGAAACTATCACCAGGACAATCATCGGCACATA TGGGTACATGGCGCCGGAATACGCCATGGACGGCACGGTGTCGTTCATGCAggacgtgtacagcttcggcgtcCTGCTGCTGGAGATCGTCAGCGGCAGGAAGAACCACCGGGGTTTCAATCTCATAGCATAT GCATGGGGGCTCTGGGAAGCAGGGCGGAGCCACGAGCTCATCGACCCAGCAATTCGGAGCGACTGCACGGGAGCAGAGCTGGCGCAGGCGGCGACGTGCATCCAGGTGGCGCTGCTGTGCGTGCAGGAGTGCCCGACCCAGCGGCCGCCCATGTCGGACGTCATCCCCATGCTGTCGCGGCAGGTAGCGCCGTCGCAGCCGCAAAGGCCCGTGGTGTGCACGCCCAGGCCCAtgagccacgccgccgccgcggctctCGCCGTGGAGGACGCACGAGAGATCACCTGCGGCAACCGCGACCTAACCATCACGGACCTCCAAGGCCGGTAG